Genomic window (Ananas comosus cultivar F153 linkage group 1, ASM154086v1, whole genome shotgun sequence):
gagagagagaaagagagagagagagagagagagagagagagagagagatatatatatatatatatatatatgagatagaatactattaatagtatttggactattttgctattaattttttaattattaaatctacACAATCAATCACaccctttagatcatactattcaaccaaccacccactcaatcatagagagaccaccattaaATCCCAGGAGACGCTATCATTTtaaccttacaatttttcatcctaACCCAGCTATAGTATTTTGAACATTNtgatgttgaaaagatttgaaatttgatttctaaacacttcaagtggcatagatcatgttcaacggtaccgatcatcaatttggaagctccatcatcgaaaataaatgggtggcaatggagctcgtttgctatcgatagtattctagctcaactctatatatatatatatatatatatatatatatatatatatataaagtagagttactatactattcgaagtatagagaatttgatactTTCATTTTTTTGGCTCTTAGATTAGCCTTTTAATCAGAAGTATAGATAATTTgatactttcaattttttagctCTTATATCagtctttttaattatttttaatctttagattacatttttaatctttggattaatactattattctgTGGTGACTACTCAATCCCAAGAATATTATTCAACTTTAGAGGGGACCGTCATCATCTCAATCGTACAATTCTTTATCCAAgagtcaaaaaatcgaaagcatcaaatcctctgtattttcgatagcatagtaactctaactctacactatatatatatagaattaggctactatactatttatagtaccggagctccggtactatagtcttattttcgatctcaggatattcaaattaataattcacaccgttaaatatgatctagggtatatgaagttcttaggaataaaattttagtttttttttacatcgtttactaagtaaataaattatNataccgttaaacgttatttacagtatttataacttctagaaatcaaattttataatttttcgacatcatttaccttacgatcaagaggtcacaaatttgacaatttttaatggccggtatgggatacttgctagtttaacggtgtaaaagaattggaatttgttgaatttttgatagaaaattctattcactacctagataaagatcaataactccgatcttgaattgaaggatccgatcatcctttttagaatgtcgttcgattttgaccgttcattttatgcccgcatgatggactttattatgattttgaaaatttacgaaatttattttctagaagtttcaaatactttagatcatatttaacggagtggatcgtcgattcgaaagctccatcatcgaaaacaacttatgagtacgagggctccaacactcataatagtatagtagtcatggcctatatatatatatagagtccggctatggtgcttgtaaaagcaccaagcacttggtgcttgtgaattttttaccgttagatttacgactttgatcattttcatccattagattatactattcaaccaaccacccacttaacccaaGGGGGCCCACAtgatcctaaccgcacatctattaatccaaaggctaaaaacttacaagcaccaatgacttggtacttttaaaagcataggagctcaattatatatatatatataggctggggctactatactcctaTGAGTACAgaaccctttgtactcataaatttttaaccgttgattgataggatgtgtggttaggatgatggcggtccccacttagaatgatagtggtcccctagggttgagtgggtagttggttgaatagtatgatctaacgggtggaaatgatcatggaataaatctaagggctgaaaatttatgagtataagggagccaatactcataaaagtatagtagccggactctatatatatatagagtccggctattatactattatgagtacgatcgccctcgtactcataagttattttcggtgatagagcttccaaatcgacgatccataccattaaacgttatctagagcatttgaaacatctagaaatcaaatttcataactttttgacatcctttaccttacgatcaaaagctcacaaaattgataatttttaacggccggtatggaatacttgctagtttaacggtgcagaagaatccgaataggttgaatttttgatagaaaattctattcactaactagataaagatcaataactccgatcttaaattgaaggatccgattatccatttttaagatATCGTTCgatttgaccgttcattttatgcccgcttgatggactttattatgatttcgaaaaattacgaaatttattttctagaagtttcaaatactctagagcatatttaacggagtggatcatcgattcggaagctccatcatcgaaaacaacttatgaatatgaaggacccaatactcataatagtatagtagtcctactctatatatatatatagtaggtcttgtgtgctattaggagcacggaggcttctgtgctcctaagccgttttcaatgatggagcttccgaatcgacaatcggctccgttagacttgatctagcatgtttgaagcatctagaaaataaattttgtgacttttcgatatcatttacctaatgatcgaaagggttcaaaatcaacggctgaaaataaaaatttcacaaaaagtggtgatatagcattaaaattttcgatcaaacatattgatcttgctgtaaatagtataaagaattttctatcaaaatttcatctgatttgaatacttctataccgttaaacttacaaacggtatacatcaaccattaaaaattgttgattttgaactctttcgatcgctaggaaaatgatactgaaaaatcacaaaaattattttctagatagttcaaatacgctagatcaagtctaacggagccgatcatcgattcggaagctctatcatcgaaaacggcttaggagcacggaggcctccgtgctcctaatagcacacaagacctactctatatatatatataNTGGATAATGCCATATTTTTGGCATCAAATGTTTCAACGTAGTGATAGAAACGTTTTAGCCTTGTAATAGCTAGCATGCATgatgatattaattaaagtgtgTATCTAGGTGCTTCCAGATAAGCAGTAGTGGGcaatttgatttattataaaagataaatgtaaaattaatggATAGTCCCCATACTATCCCAATATTgcaactttattgagaaaattgtGCGCAcccccctatatatatatatatatatatatatatatatatatatatatatatatatatatatatatatatatatatatatatatgaactagggTGCTATTaactttttagcctttggattcagaaatgtgtggttaggataatgtagcttctctagggttgagtgagtggttggttgaatagtataatctaacggataaaaataatcaaaagattaaatctaacggtgaaaactcgatagcaccaaattcttggtgctatcgatagtaccctagccggactctatatatatataatcttatgagtacgatcaccttcgtacttataagtcattttcgataatagagcttccgaatcaacgatttataccgttaaatattaacTAAAGTATTTATAActtctataaattaaattttataatttttcgacatcatttaccttatgattaaaatgttacaaaattaataatttttaacggctgatatgggatacttgctagtttaacggtgtaaaagaatcagaatagattgaatttttcaTATAAAAGTTTATTTACCACCTAagtaaagatcaataacttcgattttaaattgaaggattcgatcatccTCTTTTAGGACGTTATTCGATTTTGACTGCTCATTTTGTGCCCGCTTggtggattttattatgattttgaaaaattatgaaaattattttttaaaagtttcaaatactttagatcatatttaactaaatagatcgtcgattcagagGTTCTATCATCAAAATAACTCATGAatatgaagggctctatactcgtaagagtatgatagccatactctctctctctctctctctctctatatatatatatagagagagagagagagagagagcgagagagagagagagagagagagagagagagtagggctactatactattatgagtattgggtcattcgtacttataagttgttttcgatgatggagcttccgaatcgacgatccactccgttaaatatgatttagagtatttgaaacttttagaaaataaatttcgtaatttttcgaaatcataataaagtctatcaagcgggtataaaatgaacggtcaaaatcgaacgatgtcttaaaaatggatgatcggatccttcaatttaagatcggagttattgatctttatctagatagtggatagaattttctatcaaaaattcaacctattcggattcttttgcaccgttaaactagcaagtattcaataacagccgttaaaaattgtcaattttgtgagcttttgatcgtcaggtaaatgatgttgaaaaattatgaaatttgatttctagatgtttcaaatgctctagataacgtttaacagtgtggatcgtcgattcggaagctctatcatcgaaaacaacttatgagtactagggcgatcgtactcataatagtatagtagccggactcactctctctctctctctctctctctctctctctctctatatatatatatattagctaaGTGTGGGTGCAAatgcacataataattattttaatagttatcttaaataaacataaatttttgaatcatatttattcaaaagtgtataatcaacaataaaaattaaaattttaaaaagtaaattcaaatactatattttagtagaaaataactattatattctaactcaaatttaaatatttattgccAATAATAatcatatagttttataaaatttaagtttaaattatgaattaaatttaattttgaatatcaaatttgaattaacaataaacaaattttaattaaagtggataaaattaaaatttaaaatttgaattaaatatgaattaacattttgatgcttttaattTGAGATGCTGTGaagaatatattatatagttgaTATTCTCTAACtggtaaaaatttggataactATGAAATTTCTTTTCTGTTTACTCAAATAGTTTGCAATGTGCTTTGCTTGTATTTTAGTTTATAGACTTATTAACCAATCATATACAGCCACCTGTCCGGTCCGTACCAAATTTCTACAACCGGAGTTGCATAGGATGCATTGCAGAGACCATGGGCCTCGTCTATTACCCCACTGGTTTTAGCCCACCAACTACTCTGGAATCaacccaaaataataataattaataataataataataataatagtaataataaccctGAGCCCATAAGTTGTACGAAGTATTTCCAGAAGgtggttcaccacgtcatcttAAATCGGGCCACCAAAATGCGCCTTTTATGTATTTCGACCAATAGTAACCTCCATATTTCATCGGGTCTATAGACCTGGTTCACTGATAACTTCTctcttcgtcgtcttcttcttctttacccCTTCTTCTCCCAGAGCCGAAACCCTAACTCCTACCGAGCTTAAACCCTAACTCCGATCGTCGGAGGCCGATCCCTCGCGTGGCGTCTCACTCCTCGTCTTCGGTGAGCCCTAACCCTATTCCTCCTCTTCCCCATTGTCGAAATCTCCGTCGAATCTCCCTTCGTTTCACCCTAAAACGACTCGCAACGATCTCTCCTAGCTCGAAAAGGAGATCGGGGGGCACTATATTCTTGTTTAACCGAAACAAGTGCTTCAATGTGTTTGATGAATTGCTTCTTTGGCTTACGAGTTGCTGTTAATTCAGAGGAATGGTACTTTTTGTGctagaaaaattgaaaaaaatgagTGAAAAAAATAGTGAGAGTTGGGCGAGAGATGTAACATGTGATGTATGGTAGGGTGAACAAGTTTAACCCGTGAATAGAtcgagaagaagagggagattGGGAGGTGGTTTAAGTGTTTTTGGGATCTATATGTAGTTGAAATAGCAAATCTCACacctaaaatataatttgtaaGTTTACTTTTCTAGGAAATATTATTGTCCAAGGGAAAGTTAAGCTAATTGTAGAGTCTTTGAgcattaatttgatttgaacaTGTTATTGTTCAAGATAATCGGCGATCTCAATGTTCATTTTGTATTAGGAGACTAGTGTATTTTGATTTAGATTTATCAGAATTGTTTAATTTCAAGTGCTTGTAATAACTTGACCTGTGAAAATGCCATTGATCAACCTGTTACATCTTCGTAAAAGCTCTTTAAGTTAGTATACTTGTACACTATTAGATTATTTTCGGAAGCATTCGATAATTGTTCTTTTGTGTTAtagcatattttttatatgaCTTCTTTGTTtcacaggggaaaaaaaatggaaatGATTGTTATTACACTGGTTGTACTTTTTGTGATAGGAGCCCTCTTTATCATTCCAAGATCTCATAGCAGTAAAGGTACTACTAATTTCAGCTATTTATGTTGAGCCATAATTTTGTTGTGTCGCAGGTATATCAAAGTATCACACACATTCTCTGTTGCAGGTAAAGCAAACACAGCACCCTCAAACGTCAATGGGAAGGTAGATATTTTTGgacttatattattttaattcattatttttgttttgctcTTTTGATGCCACATAGTTAGTCGGTGTGCTACGTAAGACGTGGCAATATTAGTTGTGTTTGTGCATGAAGTAAAATTATGAAGCCTGATAGTCTGATGAGGGTTTGTGATGATAAATCTTTCAAGAGAAGATAATGTGAAATAATATTGAGAAATATAGTTGACAATTTTGAACCCACTGTAAAAAAAAAGCTGTCTTTTATTTATTCCTAGTAGTCCGAAAACTTGTCACGCTCACACCTTGTCCTCGGAAGATAATATTTCATACATGGCATATTATTCACACTTTTGATATTGCCCAGAATCTTGACAAGCAAATGAAAACTAAATATTTATGCAACTTGACAGTGAATTGAAGAATTTATGAACTTTTGAGTTATGGCAGTATTTTCTCACATTTTTGCTTCAACCAAACAGTATACAAGGAACAGCAACCTAGTGATAGATCATCATTTTATGGTAGAGATTACTGCCTGGACCTGGTCCGCCAAGGCATACCCATTTTTCTCAGGGATTCTTCAGTTTTTTCATTGCTGGGCCGGGTCCAGACAGTTTTGTCTCCTGTTATGGAGTTTCTTCTGAGCTTGAAAGCTAGTGCATATTATTAACAAGAAATAGTGATGTTCAGTTTCTTATGAACTTGAACGCCTCCGTGCAACAAAAGCTAATTAGTCGACATATGTCAGCACTCCTCACTTAAGTCATATATGTCGCTGAACTATACATTTTTGTGCTTCTATAATATCTCTTACTTATCACTGATCAGAGAATGTTGAGTTGGACAGCTTTCTtactagtttttcttttctttgcatgtTTTTAAATAGACGGCGAGAACTTACACAAAAAAGGAGGTCTCAGTACATAATACCAGAAAAGATTGCTGGATCATCATCAAGGACAAGGTCTATATATTCCTTTTAATCTTTCTGAGCAGTCTAAAATAGAGTATGCTTCCCCAGAAACCAGTAATTGGTCCTTTAAATGCAGGTGTATGATGTCACCCCATATGTGGAGGAACACCCAGGTGGTGATGCTATACTAAATAATGCTGGAGGAGATTCAACCGAGGGCTTTTACGGGTTTGTACCTAATATAGAAAAGATAGACGATCAAGTAGTTGATATTTTAGCTTCTGGCCTATGCTTCTCCGGGCCTGTTTTCCCAAGCTGGAACTCTCGCTTTTTGCTGTTTGGGCAGAGCTGTGTGAAGAAGCACAAATAACTTATAGACTGAAGTTCCTCCCAACATCTTTTTGCTGCAATAGAAGCAGAAGCTTGAACTTGGAGCCTCTGCTTCTAAGCGCAGAAGGTCATTTAGCTTTGCACGATAGCAAAAAGCTCCATAGTTTTAGTTTGCCAAACGTCTTGCTTTCTTTTCATAACACACAAGATATTCCAAAAGCAAGACATGGACTATGTAAGCTACCCTCTCCAGTTTCTGTGCTTCAATGTTAACCACAGAAGATTACATACTTCTAATCACTTCATGTCTTGTATCTGCACTTGCAGGCCACAGCATGCTTCACGAGTTTTTGACATGGTTGATGAATTTTATATTGGTGATTTGAAGCCCTGACTCTAAGCTATTCGAACTCTCTGGTCGCCGTATTATTTGTGTCAAATGCTTTTGAAGTCTTTTTATGTCCTCGAGCGTAGATTTGCCAAAAAATCTGTATCATACTGTATATTTAGGCAGTCATACCCTGCTAAAACTATTTTTGCACCACCAGAACTTTGGTGATCATTTTGAAAAGCACTTCTAGTTTCCTCTATTTTAAGTAGGTTTACCCtcaagttattatttttttcctgtaGCAATGAAAGGCTAGCGAATAATTTCCTGAATGACTAATTTTAGATGAATCTGTGCATATTAGTTCAGCTGACCTCAGTGTGGTAACTTACGTTCAGGTCCTTTCTAACTGTTTTTCATTTTGTATGGACATAGCTGCTAGTATTACATCACAAggagatcaaaaaaaaaaaaaaaaaaagaaaaaagaaaaaaaagcccTGAACAATGTTGCAGATCCGCAACCTGATGAACATAGATATCAAAGACATTTTAGTTTCAATTTTCTATATATGTACAAAGCAGACCTTTAAACTTAAGAAACAGTAAGACCTGCATAagacatcaatttttttttttttgtagctcCCTCGTAGAAGCATAACAAAcaaggaaaataataataataatagtagtaataataataataataataatttacataTCCACCTGTACAACTGCCCTAAACCTTGGTAAGCAAAACCATCGTTTCTGCAATGCCATTCAACTTTCTTTTCATCTTTTCCGATACATCATTACAAACACAAAAAACTACAATTGAGCTCATTTACTAAGTCATCTCCCCCTCAGACCATGAACTTATCAACTGCAACGCGACAACTAGAGAACCAAAAAGCATGTTTATTACCGAAGAGGGAAGCTCAGCACGTCTGCAGCTGTTGCGGTTGTTTTATGGTCAATTCGGCTCTCAGGTGGAGAACACCATTAATGAAGTATGGACTGTCAGTGGCCATGAATGAAGTCCAAGGTATCCCGAATAAGTTCCGATATCCGACTGCCTTCCCACCCGTGAAGGTGTAGGATCCTTTATACTTGCTCACAAGCTCCCCCGATGGTCTAGCCCTTGCTGCAAACTCATAGTCCACCGTAAAACTCACCGACCCCTTCTCTTGCATCCCTAGAAAGAGTCCGAAGCAATGCCACGAGCCTTGTTGGTCCATGTTGCAGTGGGCTGAGAGGAAGAAGCCCTGGCCCGCCAGGTGGAAGGCCTGGGAATAGACCCGGCCCGACGGGTGAAGGCCCGCACACTCCTCGCGCTTGAGGTCCAAGAACACGATGCATTGCGGGTGAGGGGATTCGAACTCGACCACCTTCACGGGCCGGTACTTGTAGGCCCGCTCTACGTAGCTTCGGTTactgttgctgttgttgttgctggATTCGTCGCGGGCTGCCGCCAGGGTTTTTTGGCGGTGGGGTGGCTCGGCCTTGAAGAAGAGGGCCTCGAGCACAGATTTTGAGGCGACCTCGTGGTCGAGGTCGGTGTTGATAAGGACCTTCCGGAGTTTCCGGCAGGTCATGAAGGGGAAGCGGATGAGCTGGCAGAGGCGGGACCCGAGGATTTCCTTCCGCTCCTCGGGGTTAGGGTAGTGGCGGCGGGCCCACTTGAGTGCGAAGTCGTAGACTACATCCTCTGATGCTACTTGAAGGTTGTCACTGGAAAGGATCGCCTCGATTCCAACAAGCGGGAGATCCATTATTCCATCTTGGGGCCTGCAACAAATATAGCAGCAATTCAAGAGTAAGTACAAGTTTGTTAGGTTTTCAAGATGGTCAGCAGAACTTGTCTTATGATTTATTTCAGTTTGGTTCACTAATTTTTCAAATAGATTAGTGCTGGGTTGTACATAATTTTTGCGATGTCTATTTTCAGTTCAATTTCTATCTAAAATCCCTACTGCCCATTAGGGTAGTATATTGCATTTGTCTGTGTTCAAATGAACTCTTATCTATTGCCCTTCATTCGATGATggataaaaatgtcattttgCCAAGCGTTTAAAGTGTTATAACAGGCACCAGGTTCTTGATGGAAAACAAAGCAGTAATGGCGTTTCACACATTAGATAAGATATGGCACTATAGCGTATAATCTATTTGGGTGAAGAATTTGGAGACCAAATTGCAACAAGCAAAAAGTTCCAAGAACatctgtaaatttttaaaaaagtatgtTAGTGCTCACTTTGTTAGGTCCCTGAAATTATTTGCGAGGAAGTCCTTGGCGGCATCAGTTAGTGTCTGCACTGCTGAAGCCATTGAGATGCTTGCAGAAAGCTCCAAATATAATAAAGCTGAATCCTTGGTCATTGGCAAACTTCGCAACAACTGGCAACAATGCTTCATGCAAGAAACGACCTCATATTTGTCCGCAGCCGATAGAACATCtagaaggaaagaaggagaggtGTTTGATAACTTGCCGCTGTACATAAAGCTTAGCAGTTCCATCAAAGGAGCCTCCTCTGTTGCAGAAAGTAGAGAAGCAATGACTAGGAAGTTAATATAAACCAACAAAGTAGCCAAATTAGTCAGGTAGCATCACAGTCACAATATTCTCCTTCGAAgaaaaataatcataaataaatCATGAATTTTGAGTTGGCTGAACTGTTCTTCAAGTTATTTGCTAATAAGTGAACACTGACAAATAAATGCAAGAAATTTTCGAATTACTAGTATTTCACCTTTTTATCATGAATCTACCAGATTTTTGCTCACTACCAAACTTTTCTACCCGATTGAATTTATTCTCAATAGGGAACTTGTGACTAAGCGTAGCATACTTAATAAAACTATATTTTCCAAATGTCTAATGctttaattaaatatgattcGATTGCACAGTTGATTACAACAAAAGACTGGATGAAAAAGAATTACGATAATAATCAATCAGCTAAAATTTTCTTTCCTGCTCAATTTCCATCAAAATCGTAACAGACACATTTGAAATGAGTGTAAAGGTCATTAAAATTCAAGGGAGGGTCAACTGATGCCAATTAAAGAGACGAGAGATACAAATAATcttcaaaattaaaaggtaTATATGATAACATAAAGTTTAGTGGGATAATTACAAACTCCAATTTTACAGGTACACACTTTTGAATGCACCATACAAGTTAATGCATGTATGCTCATGCATGTTAGCCACATGCAAACAAACAGAAATTATGGGTGTATCAAACAAAAGATCGAAAAATGCACTAtgaaaatcattcaaaaattacCTGAGGCATTTATGCGCAAGGTAGCATGCCGCTGGTCAGATTCTTGCATACCATTTGAGAAAAGCTAAAGAAACAGAATAGTAAACTAATTGGAAAAGACAGGACAAGAAAGATCACGCAAACATGCGTATGTACATCCGATGTCTTACCTTGTAAAAAAAGGGACTCTTTGCAGCTAATATCGCGGAACTGATATAAACAGATTTTACTGGAACAGGGGAGCAATCCATACTCCCAGAAGAATCACTGCATTGTGAAGGCTCATCACCTAAGCCAACAGTAGAGACAAATATTGGATTGGCCTTCTGAGACATAATAACTCATTACATGTGATTACATaagtaataataaatttatcataATTCGTTTACGGATGTTCATAAGAACAGCATGAGCAACTGAAGAATTTGACAAACACCTGATGGAGATTCTTCAATCATAGCTACAGCTTCACCGTCTTGGTTTTCATCTGCCACACCATCCTCTATATCTGGCTGGTTGCAGTCCAAAATATGCCCTGAGTTGTACACTTTGAACTCTGCAGCTATATCaaacaaaatactattaatatttATTGGTGTTGAAACTTGATTCTTTGTATACTTACTAAAGAAGAGCACTAACAGATCTACGGATGCTAGGAAATATTATAAGCCCTGTATGAGGCAATTAAGATTTCAATCACACGGTACTGATTAAAAGAGTTGAACAGAGAAGAGGAGGGATCTCCTGCTAACTTCAATGATGTAGAATTTTCACCATGTACATTG
Coding sequences:
- the LOC109712299 gene encoding cytochrome B5-like protein, yielding MEMIVITLVVLFVIGALFIIPRSHSSKGKANTAPSNVNGKTARTYTKKEVSVHNTRKDCWIIIKDKVYDVTPYVEEHPGGDAILNNAGGDSTEGFYGPQHASRVFDMVDEFYIGDLKP
- the LOC109712290 gene encoding BTB/POZ domain-containing protein POB1-like isoform X2, with the protein product MEPDFSHPSGDPSFEFAFNSSNFSDRVLRIEIVPGPPEIRSDAVGGGGTSSFSWAGHRKRRREEIKKETEFKVYNSGHILDCNQPDIEDGVADENQDGEAVAMIEESPSGDEPSQCSDSSGSMDCSPVPVKSVYISSAILAAKSPFFYKLFSNGMQESDQRHATLRINASEEAPLMELLSFMYSGKLSNTSPSFLLDVLSAADKYEVVSCMKHCCQLLRSLPMTKDSALLYLELSASISMASAVQTLTDAAKDFLANNFRDLTKPQDGIMDLPLVGIEAILSSDNLQVASEDVVYDFALKWARRHYPNPEERKEILGSRLCQLIRFPFMTCRKLRKVLINTDLDHEVASKSVLEALFFKAEPPHRQKTLAAARDESSNNNSNSNRSYVERAYKYRPVKVVEFESPHPQCIVFLDLKREECAGLHPSGRVYSQAFHLAGQGFFLSAHCNMDQQGSWHCFGLFLGMQEKGSVSFTVDYEFAARARPSGELVSKYKGSYTFTGGKAVGYRNLFGIPWTSFMATDSPYFINGVLHLRAELTIKQPQQLQTC
- the LOC109712290 gene encoding BTB/POZ domain-containing protein POB1-like isoform X1, which translates into the protein MEPDFSHPSGDPSFEFAFNSSNFSDRVLRIEIVPGPPEIRSDAVGGGGTSSFSWAGHRKRRREEIKKETAAEFKVYNSGHILDCNQPDIEDGVADENQDGEAVAMIEESPSGDEPSQCSDSSGSMDCSPVPVKSVYISSAILAAKSPFFYKLFSNGMQESDQRHATLRINASEEAPLMELLSFMYSGKLSNTSPSFLLDVLSAADKYEVVSCMKHCCQLLRSLPMTKDSALLYLELSASISMASAVQTLTDAAKDFLANNFRDLTKPQDGIMDLPLVGIEAILSSDNLQVASEDVVYDFALKWARRHYPNPEERKEILGSRLCQLIRFPFMTCRKLRKVLINTDLDHEVASKSVLEALFFKAEPPHRQKTLAAARDESSNNNSNSNRSYVERAYKYRPVKVVEFESPHPQCIVFLDLKREECAGLHPSGRVYSQAFHLAGQGFFLSAHCNMDQQGSWHCFGLFLGMQEKGSVSFTVDYEFAARARPSGELVSKYKGSYTFTGGKAVGYRNLFGIPWTSFMATDSPYFINGVLHLRAELTIKQPQQLQTC